The genomic window AAAGGATGGCAAGTGGTATATAAAGCTCATCTTTGAGAAAGGGGTCAAGTTAGAGAGGAAAAAGCCAAAGGGTATAGATATAGGATATAGGAAGCTAATTGCCACTTCAGAGGGGGAAGTATTTGGCAAGGAGGTAAGGGAGATAATAGAGAAGAGGATAGAACCCAAGAAGCAAGGTTCAAGAAGGTGGAAAAGGGCAAAGCACTATTTGAAGACAGAGATAAACAGGATACTCAAGAAGGTGATAGATGGCAGTTTTTCTCCAGTGTTTGAAGGATTAAAGAATTTGAAGAAGGGCAAGAGTGGAGTATGGAGTAGGGTGGTAAACAGGAGGTTTAACCACTGGTTGTATGGGTATGTTCTAAAGAGGATAAGGGAGCTATGTGAGGTAGTTGGCGTCCAATATCACATAGTTCCACCACAATACACAAGCAGGACTTGTCCTGAGTGTGGATATCAGGATAAGTTGAACCGTAGTGGAGAATATTTCAAGTGCCTACGGTGTGGGTATGAGGGGGATGCGGACATAGTAGGTGCGAGGAATGTTCTCCTGCGGTTCACAAGGGAGCTTATAGTCCCCTTGCCTGCGAAACCTCATCCTGTGGAATATTTTTCTATGGGATGAGGAACTATTAGCTCCACCCTGCCTATTAACAGGCTATGGTCTGGAAGCTCAACAAGCCTTTCTTGTTTGCATTCATACACAAGGAGGGATTGCTCCACCATGTAGGCGTCTACTTTCAGGGCTTTGAGAGGTTTTATTTCCTTGAATAGTTTCCATTTATCTGTTTGGTCTCCGTGATATTTTCCTGCAGTAAGGATGTCTTCAAGGTAGGTTTCAGAGAGGAAGTTTACGGTGAAATCTTTTCCCTCTAAGACCAGCTTGTGGCTGTAGTTTTCCCTTGCTATGGCTACCGCATACATAAAGGGCTCTTTGTTTGTGGGCATGTGCCAAGCTACTGCCAGTGGGTTTTCTCCCACACAAAGGAGTGCCACTGGCCTTGGCACATAACCCAAAAAGTAGGCATCTTCAAGGGTCTTGAAAGTTTCCTGAGGGGCGGGGGAGACCCCTTCAGGAGGAGGCAAGGCTTATGACCTTCCAGTAGTCTTTGAGGAGGTCTATCTCCTCCTGCAAGGTTATAAGAGGTTCAAAGTAGAGGCTTTTTCTAAGGAGGCTTGCCAAGGCTAATATAGCTTCTTCCGCTTTGCGAGGGTTTTGATAGACAAGCTCCGCCAATGCGTTCAACGTATTAAACATAAAGTGAGGGCTTATCTGACTTTCTAAGTTTCTTATGTGCTCCTCAAGGAGTAACCTTTTGTTTTCTTCTTCTCTTCTTTGCAAAGAGACCAGCTTGTAGAGAAGATAGCCAAGGGATGCGGTCATAATTCCCAAGAAAAAGGAAAGGCTAAGGGCTTTGCTCATGGGAAGATGCAAGTCCACTATTCTAAAAGTTTCATTGGTAAGGTAGCCACCTATTGCACCAAAAAAGCCAGAAAGTAAGGCAAGCAAAAGGCTAAAGGGTGTTCTTAAAAACTCTGGCATTTTCTTTACAATCCAACGGTTGTTTATCTCTGTGGTTATAAGGGAGAGGATAAATATGTAGCCTGAGGTAAGTAGTCCAAGAAAAGCCATTGGCATTAGGTTTTGACCGTGCAAAGATGCTACAAAGCCTGATATGGAAAAGCCAAGAAGGAAAGCGAGTAAGAGTATGTATAACCACTCCCTTAGGCGAATCCTTAGCATATTTGAAAGTCCCTTTCTATAAGTTTTAGCAGGTTTATGACGCCCATGCTAACGCCGGGCCAACCTTGACCCGGAAAGACCGTATCTCCCACAAGATAGACACCCTCCACAGGCGTAAGTGGTGAGGGATAGGAAAAGGGAAAGTTCTCCTTTATAACGGGTATTCCACCCACTGAACCCCTATATCTTTCCGTGTATCTCTCAAAGGTTTTTGGAGTGCCAGCAAAGACTTGAAGTTTTTTCAAACTCCTTAACTCTGGCAGATGCTTATAGATTAGCTCAAGACAATACTCTGTAGCCCTTTCCTTTCTTTCCTCGTATTCTTCCTTTGAAAGCCCCTCCCATAGCTCAAGCCTTGTGTGGGTAGATATGGTAATACTACGGGTTTTTTCCTTGCTAAGCACTGGGTCATCTTCCTCTGAGATAGAAAGAAACAGAGACCTACTGCCCGTGTAGGGTATAGGCTCTCTCAGAAGTATAAAATGGTGGTGAGAAAAGTCCTTTGGAAGCTCTCCCTCTACCGTCATGTATATGGTAAAAGCACCCCACAGCTTGGAGTATCGCCTTTTTGCCCTTTCGGAAAAATCCCTAAGCTCTTCTATAAGGTCTCCAGCCTTCCACAGGGTAGTGTTTAGAATAACTCTTTTTGCCTCGTATTGCCCCTTGTTGGTCTCTATAAGGAAACCCCAAGGCTTTTTCCTTATGGATTTTACCCTCGTTTTCATGCTTATGACTTTTACCCTTTTGGCAAAGGTGTCAAGAAGTTTCCCCATACCGCCTATCACATAATAGTTTGTTAGGTTTGGATAGGTAAGCCCCAAAGAGGCTACAGAGAAAGGCACCTCTTCCAAAAAGCCCTGCGCGGTAATTAGAGTGTGATGTGTAAGAAAAAGCTCATAGTCCGAGTTAAAGTTTCCAAGGTATACCTTCGCAACCCTTTTGGCACTAAAAAAATTACACAAAAGGGTGGAAAGAAAGCTAATAGGATGCTTTGAAAGGTTTCTAAAAGGCAAAGTTAAGCTGGGATAAGGCAGACTATCGCACCACATACTCCACATGGCATCGCTTACTTCGTATACCCTCTTCCAAAAGGCTTTGTGGTTAAGTTCTGGAAAGGCTTTTGATATCTCCTCAAGGGCAAGCTCTCTGTCTCTCCACCTTCTTATAGTCTTATCCTCCAAATATATTACCATGGCAGGGTCTATAGGCTTTATGGGAAGCTCTAAACCCACGTACTTTGCTATTTTCCCCACAGGAAGCTCTTCTT from Hydrogenobacter sp. T-8 includes these protein-coding regions:
- a CDS encoding RNA-guided endonuclease InsQ/TnpB family protein, coding for MQGSIKRSLLFSLDFANTGKLDFLENLWHEYQKACQYFVDVGYETKTLPSYKHVKSYPYQTWLSKRYLGCALEQAKAILKSIFSKLKKGKNPQKPLIKKPVLKLDNRFYMIEKGRNSFDFWLFLRDTQNQRWIAFPFKSYEYANNYFRDWKLCSDIELLKKDGKWYIKLIFEKGVKLERKKPKGIDIGYRKLIATSEGEVFGKEVREIIEKRIEPKKQGSRRWKRAKHYLKTEINRILKKVIDGSFSPVFEGLKNLKKGKSGVWSRVVNRRFNHWLYGYVLKRIRELCEVVGVQYHIVPPQYTSRTCPECGYQDKLNRSGEYFKCLRCGYEGDADIVGARNVLLRFTRELIVPLPAKPHPVEYFSMG
- a CDS encoding flavin reductase family protein: MPPPEGVSPAPQETFKTLEDAYFLGYVPRPVALLCVGENPLAVAWHMPTNKEPFMYAVAIARENYSHKLVLEGKDFTVNFLSETYLEDILTAGKYHGDQTDKWKLFKEIKPLKALKVDAYMVEQSLLVYECKQERLVELPDHSLLIGRVELIVPHPIEKYSTG
- a CDS encoding histidine kinase, which translates into the protein MLRIRLREWLYILLLAFLLGFSISGFVASLHGQNLMPMAFLGLLTSGYIFILSLITTEINNRWIVKKMPEFLRTPFSLLLALLSGFFGAIGGYLTNETFRIVDLHLPMSKALSLSFFLGIMTASLGYLLYKLVSLQRREEENKRLLLEEHIRNLESQISPHFMFNTLNALAELVYQNPRKAEEAILALASLLRKSLYFEPLITLQEEIDLLKDYWKVISLASS
- a CDS encoding phytoene desaturase family protein, with translation MFDYAVVGGGIGGVLASSLLSHMGKDVILFETLDYLGGCAGTFQRKGFYYNVGAATFVGAEEELPVGKIAKYVGLELPIKPIDPAMVIYLEDKTIRRWRDRELALEEISKAFPELNHKAFWKRVYEVSDAMWSMWCDSLPYPSLTLPFRNLSKHPISFLSTLLCNFFSAKRVAKVYLGNFNSDYELFLTHHTLITAQGFLEEVPFSVASLGLTYPNLTNYYVIGGMGKLLDTFAKRVKVISMKTRVKSIRKKPWGFLIETNKGQYEAKRVILNTTLWKAGDLIEELRDFSERAKRRYSKLWGAFTIYMTVEGELPKDFSHHHFILLREPIPYTGSRSLFLSISEEDDPVLSKEKTRSITISTHTRLELWEGLSKEEYEERKERATEYCLELIYKHLPELRSLKKLQVFAGTPKTFERYTERYRGSVGGIPVIKENFPFSYPSPLTPVEGVYLVGDTVFPGQGWPGVSMGVINLLKLIERDFQIC